In Sphingomonas sp. SORGH_AS_0950, the following are encoded in one genomic region:
- the rpsA gene encoding 30S ribosomal protein S1 produces the protein MATNPQPTRDDFAAMLDDMFGGADSFEGRVVHGTVTAIENDMAVIDVGLKSEGRVPLREFAAPGQKADLKVGDEVEVYVDRVENMHGEAMLSRDRARREAAWDKLELEFSKSARVEGVIFGRVKGGFTVDLNGAVAFLPGSQVDIRPVRDVTPLMDIPQPFQILKMDRKRGNIVVSRRAVLEETRAEQRSGLIQSLAEGQIIDGVVKNITDYGAFVDLGGIDGLLHVTDLSYKRVNHPSEMIAIGDTVRVQIIRINKDTQRISLGMKQLESDPWDGAGAKYPVGAKLSGRVTNITEYGAFVELEPGIEGLVHVSEMSWTKKNVHPGKIVSTSQEVDVVVLEVDQEKRRISLGLKQAQANPWEAFAAAHPIGSTVEGEVKNATEFGLFIGLDNDVDGMVHMSDIAWGVSGEDALNLHRKGEVVQAVVLDIDPEKERISLGMKQLERGGPVAGGVAAAGDRLNKNQVVTVTVLEVRDAGLEVQAGDDGATGFIKRTDLGRDRDEQRPERFQVGQKFDAMVTGFDRSKKPTFSVKAMQIAEEKQAVAQYGSSDSGASLGDILGEALKARGQK, from the coding sequence ATGGCAACCAACCCCCAGCCCACGCGCGACGATTTCGCGGCGATGCTCGATGACATGTTCGGCGGTGCCGACAGCTTCGAGGGTCGCGTCGTGCATGGCACCGTCACCGCGATCGAAAACGACATGGCCGTCATCGACGTCGGTCTGAAGTCGGAAGGCCGTGTGCCCCTCCGCGAATTCGCTGCCCCCGGCCAGAAGGCCGACCTGAAGGTCGGTGACGAGGTCGAGGTCTATGTCGACCGCGTCGAGAACATGCACGGCGAAGCGATGCTCAGCCGCGACCGCGCGCGCCGCGAGGCCGCCTGGGACAAGCTGGAGCTCGAATTCTCGAAGTCGGCCCGCGTCGAAGGCGTGATCTTCGGCCGCGTGAAGGGTGGCTTCACCGTCGACCTGAACGGCGCCGTGGCGTTCCTGCCCGGCTCGCAGGTCGACATCCGCCCCGTCCGCGACGTCACCCCGCTGATGGACATCCCGCAGCCGTTCCAGATCCTGAAGATGGACCGCAAGCGCGGCAACATCGTCGTGTCGCGTCGCGCGGTCCTGGAAGAGACCCGCGCCGAGCAGCGTTCGGGCCTGATCCAGAGCCTGGCCGAAGGTCAGATCATCGACGGCGTCGTCAAGAACATCACCGATTACGGTGCGTTCGTCGACCTGGGCGGCATCGACGGCCTGCTGCACGTCACCGACCTGTCGTACAAGCGCGTCAATCATCCGTCGGAGATGATCGCGATCGGCGACACCGTGCGCGTCCAGATCATCCGCATCAACAAGGACACGCAGCGCATCTCGCTCGGCATGAAGCAGCTCGAGAGCGATCCGTGGGATGGCGCCGGCGCCAAGTACCCGGTCGGCGCGAAGCTGTCGGGCCGCGTCACGAACATCACCGAATATGGTGCGTTCGTCGAGCTGGAGCCGGGCATCGAAGGCCTGGTCCATGTGTCGGAAATGTCCTGGACCAAGAAGAACGTCCATCCGGGCAAGATCGTGTCGACGAGCCAAGAAGTCGATGTGGTCGTCCTCGAGGTCGATCAGGAAAAGCGCCGCATCAGCCTCGGCCTCAAGCAGGCTCAGGCCAATCCGTGGGAGGCGTTCGCCGCCGCTCATCCGATCGGCTCGACCGTCGAGGGCGAAGTCAAGAACGCGACCGAGTTCGGCCTGTTCATCGGCCTGGACAACGATGTCGACGGCATGGTCCACATGTCGGACATCGCCTGGGGCGTGTCGGGTGAGGATGCCCTCAACCTGCACCGCAAGGGCGAAGTCGTTCAGGCCGTGGTTCTGGACATCGACCCCGAGAAGGAGCGCATCTCGCTCGGCATGAAGCAGCTCGAGCGCGGCGGCCCCGTCGCCGGCGGCGTGGCTGCGGCTGGCGATCGCCTGAACAAGAACCAGGTCGTCACCGTGACCGTCCTCGAAGTCCGCGACGCAGGGCTGGAAGTCCAGGCGGGCGACGATGGTGCGACCGGCTTCATCAAGCGTACCGATCTGGGTCGCGACCGTGACGAGCAGCGCCCCGAGCGCTTCCAGGTCGGCCAGAAGTTCGACGCGATGGTCACCGGCTTCGATCGTTCGAAGAAGCCGACCTTCTCGGTCAAGGCGATGCAGATCGCCGAAGAGAAGCAGGCGGTGGCGCAGTACGGTTCGTCCGACTCGGGCGCGTCGCTGGGCGACATCCTGGGCGAAGCGCTGAAGGCGCGCGGCCAGAAGTAA
- the cmk gene encoding (d)CMP kinase, protein MIIAVDGPAASGKGTIARALARHYGLPHLDTGLLYRAVAATVRAMHLDPTREADAVAACSFDDSLLADPALRDDETGKLASVVSAHPLVRAALLQRQKRFANQPGGAILDGRDIGTVIAPDADAKLFVKASPQVRARRRHNELAANGSTASFEQVLADIRARDERDSGRTTAPLTQAADAAALDTSSLTIEAAVARAIQFVDAQVAAKGR, encoded by the coding sequence ATGATCATCGCGGTCGACGGACCGGCAGCCAGCGGCAAGGGCACCATCGCCCGCGCGCTGGCAAGGCATTACGGGCTGCCCCATCTCGACACCGGGCTGCTCTATCGCGCCGTGGCGGCGACGGTGCGTGCGATGCACCTCGACCCGACGCGCGAGGCCGATGCGGTCGCGGCGTGCAGCTTCGACGACAGCCTACTCGCCGATCCGGCCTTGCGCGATGACGAGACGGGCAAGCTCGCCTCGGTCGTGTCGGCGCATCCGCTGGTCCGCGCCGCATTGCTCCAGCGGCAGAAGCGCTTCGCCAACCAGCCGGGCGGTGCCATCCTCGACGGACGCGATATCGGCACGGTCATCGCCCCCGACGCCGACGCCAAGCTGTTCGTGAAGGCCAGCCCGCAGGTCCGCGCGCGGCGGCGGCATAACGAGCTGGCGGCCAACGGCTCGACCGCGAGCTTCGAGCAGGTGCTGGCCGACATCCGCGCCCGCGACGAGCGCGACAGCGGCCGGACGACGGCCCCCCTCACCCAGGCGGCGGATGCGGCGGCGCTGGATACGTCCAGCCTGACGATCGAAGCGGCGGTCGCCCGCGCGATCCAGTTCGTCGACGCCCAGGTCGCGGCCAAGGGGCGCTAA
- the aroA gene encoding 3-phosphoshikimate 1-carboxyvinyltransferase, with the protein MAHTLPQPRTVRAAAALRGTIAVPGDKSISHRSLMLSALAVGQSRVRGLLEGEDVLATASAMRAMGADIVRQDDGVWVIHGVGVGGLLQPETALDMGNSGTSTRLLMGLVASHPITATFTGDASLSKRPMGRVIDPLSQMGAQFQDTPGGRLPLMVRGISPAVPIRYTLPVASAQVKSAILLAGLNTPGETTVIEPIATRDHSERMLAGFGAELTVTPSPEGRIITIRGQAELKPQDIVVPGDPSSAAFWLVAGSIVPGADVTITNVGMNPTRTGIIAALKMMGADITELDARIVGGEPVADLRVRHAPLTAIEVPPELTPSMIDEYPVLFVAAAFATGTTIARGAEELRVKESDRITAMADALGACGVRCEEYEDGMAVTGTGGDPIPGGATIATLLDHRIAMSMTIAALNARDPITLDDAAPVATSYPVFFDTLESLGALA; encoded by the coding sequence ATGGCGCACACTCTTCCCCAGCCTCGCACCGTGCGAGCCGCCGCCGCCCTTCGCGGCACCATCGCCGTTCCGGGCGACAAATCGATCAGCCACCGCTCGCTGATGCTCTCCGCGCTCGCGGTCGGGCAAAGCCGGGTCCGGGGCCTGCTGGAGGGCGAGGACGTGCTCGCCACCGCCAGCGCGATGCGCGCGATGGGCGCCGACATCGTCCGGCAGGATGACGGGGTGTGGGTGATCCACGGCGTCGGTGTCGGCGGGCTGCTCCAGCCCGAGACCGCGCTCGACATGGGCAATTCGGGCACCTCGACGCGGTTGCTGATGGGTCTGGTCGCCAGCCATCCGATCACCGCCACCTTCACCGGCGACGCCTCTTTGTCCAAGCGCCCGATGGGCCGCGTCATCGATCCGCTGTCGCAGATGGGTGCGCAGTTCCAGGACACGCCGGGCGGCCGTCTGCCCCTGATGGTCCGGGGAATCAGCCCTGCGGTGCCCATCCGCTACACCCTGCCCGTCGCCTCGGCGCAGGTGAAGTCGGCGATCCTGCTCGCGGGGCTCAATACGCCGGGCGAAACGACGGTGATCGAGCCGATTGCGACCCGCGACCATAGCGAGCGGATGCTGGCGGGCTTCGGCGCCGAGCTGACCGTTACCCCCTCCCCTGAAGGCCGGATCATCACGATTCGCGGGCAAGCCGAGCTGAAGCCGCAGGATATCGTGGTGCCGGGCGACCCCTCCTCGGCCGCCTTCTGGCTGGTCGCGGGGTCGATCGTGCCGGGTGCCGATGTGACGATCACCAATGTCGGCATGAACCCGACCCGCACCGGCATCATCGCGGCACTCAAGATGATGGGCGCGGACATCACCGAGCTGGACGCGCGCATCGTCGGCGGCGAGCCGGTGGCCGACCTGCGCGTCCGCCATGCGCCCCTGACGGCGATCGAGGTCCCGCCCGAGCTGACGCCGAGCATGATCGACGAATATCCCGTGCTGTTCGTCGCCGCCGCCTTCGCGACCGGCACGACCATCGCACGCGGCGCGGAGGAACTGCGCGTCAAGGAGTCGGATCGCATCACCGCCATGGCCGACGCGCTTGGCGCGTGCGGTGTCCGTTGCGAGGAATATGAGGACGGCATGGCCGTGACCGGCACCGGCGGCGATCCGATCCCCGGCGGCGCGACCATCGCGACCCTGCTCGACCACCGGATCGCGATGAGCATGACCATCGCCGCGCTGAACGCCCGTGATCCGATCACGCTGGACGATGCAGCCCCCGTCGCGACCAGCTATCCCGTCTTCTTCGACACGCTGGAGTCGCTGGGGGCGCTGGCATGA
- a CDS encoding TIGR02300 family protein, translating into MIKPEWGTKRTCPKCATRFYDLEKDDPVTCINCGTQWEPEPILKSKQPLPFEQVKAENKEADSDLAGGDDEDLDITGEDEEPSPDDEVDLGGDDDLGVETSSEDDEH; encoded by the coding sequence ATGATCAAGCCGGAATGGGGCACGAAGCGTACGTGCCCGAAATGCGCGACGCGCTTTTACGACCTCGAAAAGGACGACCCCGTGACCTGCATCAATTGCGGGACGCAGTGGGAGCCCGAGCCCATCCTGAAGTCGAAGCAGCCCCTGCCGTTCGAGCAGGTCAAGGCCGAGAACAAGGAAGCCGACAGCGATCTGGCGGGCGGCGACGACGAGGATCTGGACATCACGGGTGAGGACGAAGAGCCCTCGCCCGACGATGAAGTCGATCTGGGCGGCGACGACGATCTGGGCGTCGAGACGTCCAGCGAGGACGACGAACACTAA